From the Solanum pennellii chromosome 4, SPENNV200 genome, one window contains:
- the LOC107018425 gene encoding F-box/FBD/LRR-repeat protein At1g13570-like isoform X3 has product MQKQHIPSNFLCNAEIEVDDISNLPAQIVDKILSHLSLRDAVRTSILSSKWRNKWVTLPNLVFDNQSLLISSQDQTFIKNKIVNIVDHVLLLHSGPIHKFKLSHRDLQGVCDIDRWILFLSRGAVKEFILEIWKGHRYKLHSSIYLCQKLNHLELFNCLLKPPHTFNGFKSLKSLDLQHITMEQDAFEQLVSRCHLLERLTLMNFEGFSDLKIHAPNLLFFDVGGVFEDINFMNTFNLAIVSIGLYVNPGFDKNLTLGSAGNLVKFFAHLPRLQRLEVQSFFLKYLADNKVPGRLPTPCDELSFLSMRINFNHLDECLAALCLLRSSPNLQELEMLARTEEQSTLRTVASVMKEDYQNCMFNQLRHVKIAGITGLKQELNFVNFLLSNSPVLERMTVKPASVDGAWEMLKELLRFRRASVQAEIVYVDP; this is encoded by the exons ATGCAGAAGCAACATATACCATCCAATTTCCTTTGCAATGCAGAAATTGAGGTGGACGATATCAGCAACTTACCAGCCCAGATTGTCGACAAGATTCTGTCTCATTTGTCACTTAGGGATGCTGTGAGGACAAGTATCTTGTCAAGTAAATGGAGAAACAAATGGGTTACTCTTCCAAACCTTGTATTTGACAATCAATCTCTTTTGATCTCATCCCAAGACCAAACcttcataaaaaataagataGTAAACATTGTTGATCATGTTCTTTTACTTCATTCTGGTCCTATACACAAGTTCAAGCTATCTCATCGGGATCTTCAAGGGGTGTGTGATATTGATAGATGGATTCTCTTTCTATCAAGGGGTGCTGTGAAGGAGTTTATTCTTGAAATATGGAAAGGACATCGCTACAAACTCCATTCTTCTATATATCTTTGTCAAAAGTTGAACCACTTGGAGCTTTTTAATTGTCTTCTAAAACCACCTCACACATTCAATGGTTTTAAAAGCTTGAAAAGCCTCGATCTTCAGCACATCACTATGGAACAGGATGCATTTGAGCAACTTGTGTCGAGATGCCATTTACTTGAGCGGCTTACACTGATGAATTTTGAGGGCTTCTCCGATCTAAAAATCCATGCACCGAATCTCCTCTTCTTTGATGTTGGAGGTGTCTTTGAAGACATCAATTTCATGAACACATTTAATCTTGCTATCGTTTCTATTGGGCTATATGTAAATCCTGGATTTGACAAAAATCTTACTCTAGGCagtgctggaaatttggtcaaGTTTTTTGCTCATTTGCCTCGTCTTCAAAGGCTTGAAGTACAGAGCTTTTTCTTGAAG TATCTGGCTGACAATAAAGTGCCAGGAAGACTACCTACGCCTTGTGATGAGCTAAGTTTTCTTTCAATGCGCATAAATTTCAACCATTTGGATGAGTGTCTGGCAGCACTTTGCCTTCTCAGAAGTTCCCCTAACCTACAAGAGCTTGAGATGTTG GCACGCACAGAAGAACAAAGTACTTTGAGAACCGTTGCCAGTGTTATGAAAGAGGATTACCAGAATTGTATGTTCAATCAATTGAGGCATGTTAAGATTGCTGGTATAACTGGGCTTAAACAAGAGCTAAATTTCGTCAATTTTCTGCTTTCAAATTCACCTGTTCTTGAAAGAATGACAGTCAAGCCAGCTTCAGTTGACGGTGCATGGGAGATGCTAAAAGAGTTGCTTCGCTTCAGGAGAGCTTCTGTACAAGCTGAAATCGTTTACGTTGACCCTTAA
- the LOC107017939 gene encoding BEL1-like homeodomain protein 4 — protein sequence MSHSFHQHQGFYNFSNVYERSATTTTKHEDMLRVQGFEPQQVEVAAAAVEPPPTATVYDDGGMLTEIISYPTAWRKTATEILDDQIQSSNYRSWPQKEQQHLQQQQQQLLPQSIINDTELPLMNPHIKPSSPPRSSSSLHMLLPNSVDTNNLLHHQGFHLLNPAPVETPSQFTWVPGSSSGEDNSARIGRVVDGQGLSLSLSRNFEAAAKLEDLRIGNGEIYLHNNQGLLGPINNNNNHHHHHQLLHSGVIMDHRTPPHPLPPHTSTGHHHQIHVGYAASSPRISNALRNSRYVKATQELLEEFCCVGRGNFKNQRVKKLDDDQNPNSNSESEDHRGPSKDNHPPLSAAERSEYQRRKIKLLSMLDEVDARYTRYCEQMQAMVNSFDSVIGYGAAAPYTALAQKAMSRHFRCIKDAIVGQLKQTCKYLGEKDVTGTSGLTKGETPRLKMLDQKLRQQKALHQMGMLDSDAWRPQRGLPERSVNVLRAWLFEHFLHPYPSEADKHLLSRQTGLSKNQVSNWFINARVRLWKPMVEEMYQQETKEEEIDQEEEEEQEQQQQEKQAQIPMHNMATSPAATTTKTTTISLSSSVRSKFNANERDPSENIINYRQYALGNQLVMLQSDDTATASTSNHHYFTAVNAVDLVANPNAANTAAFGSQQAGDVSLTLGLRHSDNVPRKPTQFQLRDFGAY from the exons ATGTCACACAGCTTTCATCAACACCAAGGATTTTACAATTTCTCAAATGTATATGAGAGATCTGCAACGACGACGACGAAGCATGAAGATATGTTAAGAGTACAAGGCTTTGAGCCACAGCAAGTTGAAGTAGCAGCGGCGGCTGTTGAGCCGCCGCCTACTGCAACGGTTTATGACGATGGTGGAATGTTGACGGAGATTATCAGCTACCCAACTGCGTGGCGGAAAACCGCCACGGAGATATTGGATGATCAGATCCAATCGAGTAATTATCGATCGTGGCCACAAAAGGAGCAGCAGCATCttcagcagcagcagcaacaacttCTTCCACAATCAATAATAAACGATACTGAg CTTCCTCTAATGAATCCTCATATTAAACCGTCATCTCCGCCTCGCTCTTCATCTTCACTTCACATGTTACTTCCAAACTCAGTAGACACAAAcaatcttcttcatcatcaagGATTTCACTTGCTTAATCCAGCACCAGTGGAAACTCCGTCTCAATTCACATGGGTTCcag GTAGTAGTAGTGGAGAGGACAATTCCGCTAGGATTGGAAGGGTTGTGGATGGTCAAGGTCTTTCCTTATCGCTTTCTAGAAATTTCGAAGCTGCTGCAAAATTGGAAGACTTGAGAATCGGAAACGGTGAAATTTACTTGCATAATAATCAAGGACTATTAGGTCCgattaataacaacaataatcaccaccaccaccatcaaCTGTTACATTCAGGAGTAATTATGGATCATCGTACTCCTCCTCATCCTCTTCCTCCTCACACTAGTACGGGTCATCatcatcaaattcatgttggATACGCAGCATCATCACCAAGAATATCAAATGCTCTAAGAAATTCGCGATACGTAAAAGCTACACAAGAGCTACTTGAAGAATTTTGCTGTGTAGGTAGgggaaatttcaaaaatcaaaggGTGAAGAAATTAGACGATGATCAAAACCCTAATTCCAACTCGGAGAGTGAAGATCATCGTGGTCCCTCCAAAGATAATCATCCTCCATTATCAGCTGCTGAGAGATCTGAATATCAACGGAGGAAAATCAAGTTGTTATCTATGCTCGATGAG GTAGATGCAAGGTACACGCGTTACTGTGAGCAAATGCAGGCGATGGTGAATTCATTCGATTCAGTAATCGGTTACGGTGCAGCAGCTCCATACACAGCGTTAGCTCAGAAGGCGATGTCGAGGCATTTCCGATGTATAAAGGATGCGATTGTTGGTCAATTGAAACAGACTTGCAAGTATTTGGGGGAGAAAGATGTGACGGGAACGAGTGGGTTAACAAAAGGGGAAACACCGAGGTTGAAAATGCTTGATCAGAAATTGAGGCAACAGAAGGCATTACATCAAATGGGAATGTTGGATTCTGATGCTTGGAGGCCGCAAAGAGGATTGCCTGAGAGATCTGTTAATGTTTTAAGGGCATGGCTTTTTGAGCATTTTCTTCACCC GTATCCAAGTGAAGCAGACAAGCATTTGTTGTCCAGGCAGACTGGTTTATCTAAAAATCAG GTATCAAATTGGTTCATAAATGCTAGGGTTCGATTGTGGAAACCTATGGTGGAAGAGATGTATCAACaagaaaccaaagaagaagaaatagaccaagaagaagaagaagaacaagagcAACAGCAACAAGAAAAACAAGCACAAATCCCGATGCACAACATGGCTACATCaccagcagcaacaacaacaaaaacaacaactatatcattatcatcatcagtAAGATCCAAATTTAATGCTAATGAAAGAGACCCTTCAGAAAACATCATCAATTATAGGCAGTACGCCTTGGGAAACCAACTAGTAATGCTCCAATCAGACGACACTGCAACCGCGTCCACCTCTAATCATCATTACTTTACAGCGGTGAACGCAGTTGATTTGGTGGCTAATCCAAATGCGGCCAATACGGCCGCATTTGGATCTCAGCAAGCTGGAGATGTGTCACTCACATTGGGACTAAGGCACTCAGATAATGTACCAAGGAAGCCAACACAATTTCAATTAAGAGACTTTGGAgcttattaa
- the LOC107017931 gene encoding probable E3 ubiquitin-protein ligase ARI2, protein MDDMYGSDEDYYNGEYEDDYDRDPEPESDDDLSCDKAPSCRVIRKESLLAAQKEDLQRVVDLLSLKEHHARTLLIHYQWDVDKVFAIFVERGKKRLFVEAGITLEEKNDNPSSDPSTEYTCEICFEDFPDEQTTLMECNHRFCNDCWTEYFVVKINDGKSRRVTCMAQKCKAICDEGKIRDLVTAKDPNLAEKFDRFILESYIEDNKRVKWCPSVPHCGNAIRVEDDEYCEVECACGQQFCFNCLCELHSPCSCVMWDLWLKKCDDEAPTVNWLSEKTKHCPKCHKIVEKDGGCNLVQCICGQPFCWLCGEATGFEHTWNSIAGHTCGRYKENHLKSEEDSVEDYWRLTHYYSRYKAHIGSLKIEASESKQKILDKVHSLESKEFQLKDFSWAMSGFYRLALSRRVLACSYPFAYYYFGALFANEITKEEREIKQNLFEDQQQQLETNIERLSMFLEEPFGSYAEDKLVETRMKIITLSTVTDDLCKNLYECIDNDLLVPLQQATHTIVRYRSNGVEKASEL, encoded by the exons ATGGATGACATGTATGGCAGTGATGAAGACTACTATAATGGAGAATACGAGGATGATTATGATCGTGACCCGGAACCTGAATCTGATGATGATTTATCTTGTGACAAAGCTCCTTCATGCAGG GTAATAAGGAAAGAATCCCTTTTAGCAGCACAG AAAGAAGATCTACAGAGAGTAGTAGACTTGCTTTCTCTGAAGGAACATCATGCACGAACGTTGCTTATTCATTATCAATGGGATGTCGATAAGGTATTTGCAATTTTTGTTGAAAGAGGGAAAAAAAGATTGTTTGTAGAAGCTGGTATAACACTAGAGGAGAAAAATGACAATCCTTCCTCCGACCCCTCAACCGAATATACATGTGAAATTTGCTTTGAAGATTTCCCTGATGAGCAAACGACGCTGATGGAATGCAATCATAGGTTTTGCAATGATT GTTGGACAGAGTATTTCGTAGTAAAGATAAATGATGGTAAGAGTAGACGTGTAACATGCATGGCTCAGAAATGCAAAGCGATATGTGATGAAGGAAAGATTAGGGATTTAGTCACTGCAAAGGATCCTAATTTGGCGGAGAAGTTTGATCGTTTTATCCTAGAATCATATATCGAGGATAATAAGAGGGTTAAATGGTGCCCTAGTGTTCCTCATTGTGGAAATGCAATTCGTGTTGAGGATGACGAGTACTGTGAAGTTGAATGTGCATGTGGTCAGCAATTCTGTTTTAACTGCTTGTGCGAACTGCACTCACCTTGTTCGTGTGTTATGTGGGACCTTTGGCTTAAGAAGTGCGACGATGAAGCTCCCACTGTCAATTGGTTGTCAGAGAAAACCAAGCATTGTCCAAAATGTCATAAAATTGTGGAGAAGGATGGAGGATGCAACCTGGTACAGTGTATATGTGGACAGCCATTTTG TTGGCTCTGTGGTGAAGCTACTGGATTTGAACACACATGGAATAGTATAGCAGGTCACACTTGTGGCAGATACAAagaaaatcatttgaaaagtGAGGAGGATTCTGTAGAGGACTATTGGCGTCTTACTCACTATTATAGTCGTTATAAGGCTCATATTGGTTCGTTGAAGATTGAAGCATCTGAATCGAAGCAAAAAATACTTGATAAAGTCCATAGCCTTGAATCAAAGGAGTTCCAGTTAAAAGATTTCAGCTGGGCAATGAGTGGATTTTATAGACTCGCCTTATCAAGGCGAGTTCTCGCCTGTTCCTATCCATTTGCATACTACTATTTTGGAGCTCTGTTTGCAAATGAAATAACAAAAGAAGAACGCGAAATAAAACAGAACCTTTTTGAGGATCAACAGCAGCAACTTGAAACAAATATCGAAAGACTTTCAATGTTCTTGGAAGAGCCATTTGGTAGCTATGCTGAAGATAAGCTTGTTGAGACAAGAATGAAGATTATTACTCTCTCCACAGTAACTGATGACCTCTGCAAAAACTT GTACGAGTGCATTGACAACGATTTGCTAGTTCCTCTACAACAAGCAACTCATACAATAGTTCGTTATAGATCCAATGGTGTGGAAAAAGCATCAGAACTATAG
- the LOC107017256 gene encoding type IV inositol polyphosphate 5-phosphatase 11, which translates to MEGLCVKLFEASRKYKMKRHKAEAIGMVDSFEASHEGIKTIDIQKRCEFSGTSHLCIYFVTWNMNGQVPCEDIAKLVGEDRKYDLLVMGLQEAPRNNICKLLKNTLADTHMLLGKSVMQSVQLYVFGPKNSEQFTREVKVDKHEVGGLGWLIRRKKGAVAIKISYKGIQMVFISCHLSAHARNVEERNLQFKHISNSLFSKNKNPYAKSAQLTVWLGDLNYRLQGINSHPARDLIHGNLHQMLTSKDQLLQEAERGEIFNGYCEGALDFKPTYKYDIGSSSYDTSHKVRVPSWTDRILFKIDSDNVNATLHSYEAIESIQSSDHKPVKAHLCLKLKK; encoded by the exons atgGAGGGATTATGTGTAAAGCTTTTTGAAGCATCAAG aaaGTACAAAATGAAGAGACATAAAGCTGAAGCAATAGGAATGGTAGATAGTTTTGAGGCAAGTCATGAAGGGATCAAAACTATTGATATCCAAAAACGTTGTGAATTCTCTGGAACTTCTCATCTTTGCATCTATTTCGTCACTTGGAATATGAACGGTCAG GTACCTTGTGAGGATATAGCAAAATTAGTTGGTGAAGAcagaaaatatgatttattggTGATGGGTTTGCAAGAGGCACctagaaataatatttgcaaGTTATTGAAGAACACATTGGCTGATACtcatat GCTTTTAGGAAAATCAGTAATGCAATCTGTACAACTCTATGTGTTTGGACCCAAGAATTCAGAGCAATTTACAAGAG AAGTAAAAGTGGATAAGCATGAAGTTGGAGGATTAGGTTGGTTAatcagaagaaaaaaaggagcaGTGGCTATTAAAATTAGCTACAAAGGCATACAAATGGTTTTTATTTCTTGTCACCTCTCTG CTCATGCTCGTAATGTAGAAGAGAGGAATTTGCAATTCAAACATATATCAAATTCACTTTTCTCAAAGAATAAGAATCCTTATGCTAAATCAGCACAACTTACTGTATGGTTAGGAGATTTAAATTATAGACTCCAAGGCATAAATTCTCATCCTGCTAGAGATCTCATCCATGGAAATCTCCACCAA ATGTTGACTAGCAAAGATCAACTATTACAAGAAGCAGAAAGAGGAGAGATTTTTAATGGTTATTGTGAAGGTGCATTAGATTTTAAACCAACTTATAAATATGATATTGGAAGCAGCAGTTATGATACAAGTCACAag GTTAGAGTACCATCATGGACAGACAGAATATTATTCAAGATAGACAGTGACAATGTAAATGCAACTTTACATTCTTATGAAGCCATTGAAAGCATACAAAGCTCTGATCATAAGCCAGTCAAAGCTCATCTATgcttaaaattgaaaaaataa
- the LOC107018425 gene encoding F-box/FBD/LRR-repeat protein At1g13570-like isoform X1 has translation MSVMKQHIPSNFLCNAEIEVDDISNLPAQIVDKILSHLSLRDAVRTSILSSKWRNKWVTLPNLVFDNQSLLISSQDQTFIKNKIVNIVDHVLLLHSGPIHKFKLSHRDLQGVCDIDRWILFLSRGAVKEFILEIWKGHRYKLHSSIYLCQKLNHLELFNCLLKPPHTFNGFKSLKSLDLQHITMEQDAFEQLVSRCHLLERLTLMNFEGFSDLKIHAPNLLFFDVGGVFEDINFMNTFNLAIVSIGLYVNPGFDKNLTLGSAGNLVKFFAHLPRLQRLEVQSFFLKYLADNKVPGRLPTPCDELSFLSMRINFNHLDECLAALCLLRSSPNLQELEMLARTEEQSTLRTVASVMKEDYQNCMFNQLRHVKIAGITGLKQELNFVNFLLSNSPVLERMTVKPASVDGAWEMLKELLRFRRASVQAEIVYVDP, from the exons ATGAGTGTAATG AAGCAACATATACCATCCAATTTCCTTTGCAATGCAGAAATTGAGGTGGACGATATCAGCAACTTACCAGCCCAGATTGTCGACAAGATTCTGTCTCATTTGTCACTTAGGGATGCTGTGAGGACAAGTATCTTGTCAAGTAAATGGAGAAACAAATGGGTTACTCTTCCAAACCTTGTATTTGACAATCAATCTCTTTTGATCTCATCCCAAGACCAAACcttcataaaaaataagataGTAAACATTGTTGATCATGTTCTTTTACTTCATTCTGGTCCTATACACAAGTTCAAGCTATCTCATCGGGATCTTCAAGGGGTGTGTGATATTGATAGATGGATTCTCTTTCTATCAAGGGGTGCTGTGAAGGAGTTTATTCTTGAAATATGGAAAGGACATCGCTACAAACTCCATTCTTCTATATATCTTTGTCAAAAGTTGAACCACTTGGAGCTTTTTAATTGTCTTCTAAAACCACCTCACACATTCAATGGTTTTAAAAGCTTGAAAAGCCTCGATCTTCAGCACATCACTATGGAACAGGATGCATTTGAGCAACTTGTGTCGAGATGCCATTTACTTGAGCGGCTTACACTGATGAATTTTGAGGGCTTCTCCGATCTAAAAATCCATGCACCGAATCTCCTCTTCTTTGATGTTGGAGGTGTCTTTGAAGACATCAATTTCATGAACACATTTAATCTTGCTATCGTTTCTATTGGGCTATATGTAAATCCTGGATTTGACAAAAATCTTACTCTAGGCagtgctggaaatttggtcaaGTTTTTTGCTCATTTGCCTCGTCTTCAAAGGCTTGAAGTACAGAGCTTTTTCTTGAAG TATCTGGCTGACAATAAAGTGCCAGGAAGACTACCTACGCCTTGTGATGAGCTAAGTTTTCTTTCAATGCGCATAAATTTCAACCATTTGGATGAGTGTCTGGCAGCACTTTGCCTTCTCAGAAGTTCCCCTAACCTACAAGAGCTTGAGATGTTG GCACGCACAGAAGAACAAAGTACTTTGAGAACCGTTGCCAGTGTTATGAAAGAGGATTACCAGAATTGTATGTTCAATCAATTGAGGCATGTTAAGATTGCTGGTATAACTGGGCTTAAACAAGAGCTAAATTTCGTCAATTTTCTGCTTTCAAATTCACCTGTTCTTGAAAGAATGACAGTCAAGCCAGCTTCAGTTGACGGTGCATGGGAGATGCTAAAAGAGTTGCTTCGCTTCAGGAGAGCTTCTGTACAAGCTGAAATCGTTTACGTTGACCCTTAA
- the LOC107017932 gene encoding 30S ribosomal protein S9, chloroplastic — protein sequence MAISVASLASSFASLSFSSQISQKPYAVSLAHSKQFSFSLASKISTLVVSASVAEAPETEELETRENLLKLVKSRLPGGFAAQPIFGTGRRKSASARVVLQEGSGKIIINYRDAKEYLQGNPLWIQYVKTPLATLGYEASYDIFVKVEGGGLSGQAQAISLGIARALLKVSESHRKPLREEGLLTRDARVVERKKVGLKKARKRPQFSKR from the exons ATGGCGATTTCCGTGGCTTCTCTCGCTTCATCTTTTGcttctctttcattttcttctcaGATTTCTCAAAAACCCTATGCTGTATCCCTTGCTCATTCGAAGCAATTCTCTTTCTCTCTCGCTTCCAAAATCTCTACGCTTGTAGTGTCAGCTTCTGTTGCTGAAGCACCGGAGACGGAGGAATTGGAAACCAGAGAGAATCTTTTGAAGCTTGTGAAAAGTAGACTTCCTGGAGGTTTCGCTGCACAGCCTATTTTTGGAACTGGTAGACGTAAAAGTGCAAGTGCTCGTGTTGTTCTTCAGGAAGGTTCTGGAAAAATCATCATCAACTATCGTGATGCTAAG GAGTATCTTCAAGGGAATCCATTATGGATTCAATATGTCAAAACTCCACTGGCCACTTTAGGATATGAGGCTAGTTATGACATTTTCGTCAAGGTGGAAGGCGGTGGTCTTTCTGGGCAGGCTCAAGCAATTTCCCTTGGCATTGCTCGTGCACTCCTAAAGGTTAGTGAGAGCCATAGAAAACCATTGAGGGAGGAGGGTCTGTTAACTAGAGATGCCAGAGTTGTTGAGCGGAAGAAAGTTGGTCTCAAGAAGGCTCGCAAGCGTCCACAATTTTCCAAGCGTTGA
- the LOC107018425 gene encoding F-box/FBD/LRR-repeat protein At1g13570-like isoform X2, with product MTFFTISLQKNECNEIEVDDISNLPAQIVDKILSHLSLRDAVRTSILSSKWRNKWVTLPNLVFDNQSLLISSQDQTFIKNKIVNIVDHVLLLHSGPIHKFKLSHRDLQGVCDIDRWILFLSRGAVKEFILEIWKGHRYKLHSSIYLCQKLNHLELFNCLLKPPHTFNGFKSLKSLDLQHITMEQDAFEQLVSRCHLLERLTLMNFEGFSDLKIHAPNLLFFDVGGVFEDINFMNTFNLAIVSIGLYVNPGFDKNLTLGSAGNLVKFFAHLPRLQRLEVQSFFLKYLADNKVPGRLPTPCDELSFLSMRINFNHLDECLAALCLLRSSPNLQELEMLARTEEQSTLRTVASVMKEDYQNCMFNQLRHVKIAGITGLKQELNFVNFLLSNSPVLERMTVKPASVDGAWEMLKELLRFRRASVQAEIVYVDP from the exons ATGACATTTTTTACAATCTCATTACAAAAAAATGAGTGTAATG AAATTGAGGTGGACGATATCAGCAACTTACCAGCCCAGATTGTCGACAAGATTCTGTCTCATTTGTCACTTAGGGATGCTGTGAGGACAAGTATCTTGTCAAGTAAATGGAGAAACAAATGGGTTACTCTTCCAAACCTTGTATTTGACAATCAATCTCTTTTGATCTCATCCCAAGACCAAACcttcataaaaaataagataGTAAACATTGTTGATCATGTTCTTTTACTTCATTCTGGTCCTATACACAAGTTCAAGCTATCTCATCGGGATCTTCAAGGGGTGTGTGATATTGATAGATGGATTCTCTTTCTATCAAGGGGTGCTGTGAAGGAGTTTATTCTTGAAATATGGAAAGGACATCGCTACAAACTCCATTCTTCTATATATCTTTGTCAAAAGTTGAACCACTTGGAGCTTTTTAATTGTCTTCTAAAACCACCTCACACATTCAATGGTTTTAAAAGCTTGAAAAGCCTCGATCTTCAGCACATCACTATGGAACAGGATGCATTTGAGCAACTTGTGTCGAGATGCCATTTACTTGAGCGGCTTACACTGATGAATTTTGAGGGCTTCTCCGATCTAAAAATCCATGCACCGAATCTCCTCTTCTTTGATGTTGGAGGTGTCTTTGAAGACATCAATTTCATGAACACATTTAATCTTGCTATCGTTTCTATTGGGCTATATGTAAATCCTGGATTTGACAAAAATCTTACTCTAGGCagtgctggaaatttggtcaaGTTTTTTGCTCATTTGCCTCGTCTTCAAAGGCTTGAAGTACAGAGCTTTTTCTTGAAG TATCTGGCTGACAATAAAGTGCCAGGAAGACTACCTACGCCTTGTGATGAGCTAAGTTTTCTTTCAATGCGCATAAATTTCAACCATTTGGATGAGTGTCTGGCAGCACTTTGCCTTCTCAGAAGTTCCCCTAACCTACAAGAGCTTGAGATGTTG GCACGCACAGAAGAACAAAGTACTTTGAGAACCGTTGCCAGTGTTATGAAAGAGGATTACCAGAATTGTATGTTCAATCAATTGAGGCATGTTAAGATTGCTGGTATAACTGGGCTTAAACAAGAGCTAAATTTCGTCAATTTTCTGCTTTCAAATTCACCTGTTCTTGAAAGAATGACAGTCAAGCCAGCTTCAGTTGACGGTGCATGGGAGATGCTAAAAGAGTTGCTTCGCTTCAGGAGAGCTTCTGTACAAGCTGAAATCGTTTACGTTGACCCTTAA